One window from the genome of Dyadobacter sp. CECT 9275 encodes:
- the istA gene encoding IS21 family transposase: MANSTISMSKIRQILRMYSQGRSKLWIAEQTGVSRNTAKKYMTTFDASGLTFEQINSLNDKELDDFFGTVKQQPPQDRLLNLQRCFPQIDKELKRTGVTRHMLWEAYKKEFPEGFAYTQFCFHLTKWKARVNPVMHQDHKAGDKLYIDFAGVKLSIVDKETGELTEVEVFVAILGASQLTYVEAVSSQQKEDLIAACENALHYIGGVPAAIVPDNLKAAVIKSNKYEPTLNEAFADFADHYGTTILPARAYRPRDKALVEGAVKIVYSRIYAPLRKQVYNSLTELNAAILIALEAHNNQLLRGRNYSRRLQFEEIERSALAPLPILHYEFKKQLHATVMKNGHVCLSVDKHYYSVPYRFIGKKVKLLYSNSVVEAYYHYERIALHKRLKSPYNYSTDKEHLASTHRFVTDWTPDRFLEWASSIHEDVRLYILKILDRKQHPEQAYRSCIGILSFAKKAGEQRLISACQRALSYGIYNYKTIQTILEKNMDQYEDSLFADELPMPKHDNIRGEDYYQ, translated from the coding sequence ATGGCCAATTCGACAATCAGCATGAGCAAAATAAGACAGATTTTACGGATGTACAGCCAGGGCCGCAGCAAGCTCTGGATAGCGGAACAGACAGGTGTTTCCCGCAATACCGCTAAGAAGTACATGACCACTTTTGATGCGAGCGGACTTACCTTTGAACAGATCAACAGCCTGAATGATAAAGAGCTGGATGACTTTTTCGGAACGGTTAAACAGCAGCCACCGCAAGACAGATTGTTGAATCTGCAACGTTGTTTTCCGCAAATAGACAAAGAATTAAAACGGACAGGTGTTACCCGTCATATGCTTTGGGAAGCCTATAAAAAGGAATTTCCGGAAGGATTTGCTTATACCCAGTTTTGCTTTCATCTGACCAAATGGAAGGCCCGCGTTAACCCTGTGATGCATCAGGACCATAAGGCCGGCGATAAGCTGTACATCGATTTTGCAGGTGTTAAATTAAGTATTGTAGATAAAGAGACTGGTGAATTAACTGAGGTTGAAGTGTTTGTGGCTATCCTGGGAGCGAGTCAACTCACTTACGTGGAAGCAGTCAGTAGCCAGCAAAAAGAAGATCTGATCGCAGCTTGCGAGAATGCACTTCATTATATCGGTGGTGTGCCGGCAGCAATTGTTCCGGATAACCTTAAAGCTGCTGTTATAAAAAGCAATAAATACGAACCTACGCTGAACGAGGCCTTTGCCGATTTTGCTGATCATTATGGGACTACGATATTACCTGCACGCGCTTACCGGCCAAGAGATAAGGCGTTGGTGGAAGGTGCTGTCAAAATCGTTTACAGCCGTATTTATGCGCCTTTAAGAAAGCAGGTTTACAACTCACTGACAGAGTTAAACGCAGCTATATTGATTGCTCTCGAGGCTCATAATAACCAACTGCTTCGGGGCCGTAATTACAGTCGCAGACTCCAGTTTGAAGAAATTGAGCGCAGTGCTCTGGCCCCGCTTCCGATCCTGCATTATGAGTTCAAAAAACAGCTACATGCCACTGTAATGAAGAACGGACATGTCTGCCTGAGCGTTGACAAGCACTATTATAGTGTCCCATACCGGTTTATCGGCAAGAAAGTCAAGTTGTTGTATTCCAATTCTGTGGTTGAAGCATATTATCATTACGAACGTATCGCCCTTCATAAAAGGCTTAAAAGTCCCTATAATTATTCTACCGATAAAGAACATCTGGCCAGTACACACCGCTTCGTAACAGACTGGACACCAGATCGATTCTTGGAGTGGGCTTCCTCGATCCATGAAGATGTCAGGTTGTATATTCTTAAAATCCTGGATCGCAAACAGCATCCCGAACAGGCCTACCGCTCCTGTATTGGTATCCTCTCTTTTGCGAAGAAAGCTGGTGAACAACGCCTGATCAGCGCGTGCCAAAGGGCTTTAAGCTATGGTATCTACAACTATAAAACAATCCAGACTATACTGGAAAAAAATATGGATCAATATGAAGACAGCCTGTTTGCAGACGAATTACCCATGCCCAAACACGATAATATCAGAGGCGAAGACTATTATCAATAA